One Azoarcus sp. DN11 DNA segment encodes these proteins:
- the prfB gene encoding peptide chain release factor 2 (programmed frameshift), with amino-acid sequence MEAERLNAIAQKLDDLQARGRELRRYLDYDEKASKLEEVTRALEDPAVWNNAEKAQELGKEKRQLEDIVVNLRDIEQMSIDLKDLFELAQAEDDEDTLTAVEDDLAPLEAKVHTLEFRRMFSNPMDPNPCFIEIQAGAGGTEAQDWAGMLERMYLRYCERKGFNVEVMEESEGEVAGIKGATIKVSGDYAYGFLRTESGIHRLVRKSPFDSNARRHTSFSSVFVYPEVDDSIEIDINPADLRIDTYRASGAGGQHINKTDSAVRITHEPTGVVVQCQNDRSQHKNKAEAMSMLKARLYELELRKRQAEQQKLEDSKSDIGWGHQIRSYVLDQSRIKDLRTNHEVGNTQAVLDGDLDDFIAASLKQGV; translated from the exons ATGGAAGCCGAACGCCTCAACGCCATCGCCCAGAAACTCGACGACCTGCAGGCCCGCGGTCGCGAACTTCGGAGGTATCTT GACTACGACGAGAAAGCGTCGAAGCTCGAAGAAGTAACCCGCGCACTGGAAGATCCGGCAGTCTGGAACAATGCCGAAAAGGCGCAGGAGCTAGGCAAGGAAAAGCGCCAGCTCGAGGACATCGTCGTCAATCTGCGCGACATCGAGCAGATGTCCATCGACCTGAAGGACCTGTTCGAACTGGCCCAGGCCGAGGATGACGAGGACACCCTCACTGCGGTCGAGGACGATCTCGCGCCGCTGGAGGCCAAGGTCCACACGCTCGAATTCCGCCGGATGTTCTCCAATCCGATGGACCCGAACCCCTGCTTCATCGAAATCCAGGCCGGCGCCGGCGGCACCGAGGCCCAGGACTGGGCCGGCATGCTCGAGCGCATGTACCTGCGCTACTGCGAGCGCAAGGGCTTCAACGTCGAGGTGATGGAAGAGTCCGAAGGCGAAGTGGCCGGCATCAAGGGCGCGACGATCAAGGTCAGCGGCGACTACGCCTATGGCTTCCTGCGCACCGAATCCGGCATCCATCGCCTCGTGCGCAAGAGTCCGTTCGACTCCAACGCGCGGCGCCACACCAGCTTTTCGTCGGTGTTCGTGTATCCCGAAGTGGACGACTCGATCGAGATCGACATCAACCCCGCCGATCTGCGCATCGACACCTACCGTGCGTCGGGTGCGGGCGGCCAGCACATCAACAAGACGGACTCCGCGGTGCGCATCACGCACGAGCCGACCGGCGTCGTCGTGCAGTGCCAGAACGACCGCTCGCAGCACAAGAACAAGGCCGAGGCCATGTCGATGCTGAAGGCCCGCCTGTATGAACTGGAACTGCGCAAGCGCCAGGCCGAACAGCAGAAGCTCGAGGACTCGAAGAGCGACATCGGCTGGGGTCACCAGATCCGCTCGTACGTGCTGGACCAGTCGCGCATCAAGGACCTGCGCACCAATCACGAAGTCGGCAACACGCAGGCCGTGCTCGACGGCGACCTCGACGACTTCATCGCGGCGAGCCTCAAGCAGGGCGTGTAA